The nucleotide window CCACGCTGCTCGCGATCGGCGCGGACCTCGCCACCGATGACGAAGACCGCCTGATCCAGGCGATCCGCGATGGAGCGGTGGACACAATCAACCAGGCCGGCCAGCAGATCGTCCAGCGTCAGTTGCAGGTCGCGCCGACACTGACCATCCGCCCGGGGTTCCCGGTCAGGATCATCGTCACCCGCGATCTGGTATTCGAACCGGCAGGAGGTTGATCATGTCTAAACTGAAGCTTGGGCCCTTGCCCGATGACAAGCCGGTTAAGGTGACGGTGGAATTGCCCGCGTCCGTTCATCGCGATCTGGTCGCCTATGGAGACGTCCTTGGCCGGGAGACAGGCCAGCCTGTCGCTGATCCTGTCCGGCTGATCGTGCCGATGTTAGAGCGCTTCATGGCGACGGATCGAGCGTTTGCGAAGGCTAGGCGTTCTGCTCAAATCCACAGAGATGCTCACTGATCGCCGGGCTTCTCTCCGATCCTGCCTTTGTCGTCGCCATGCTCAGAAGACGCCTGAACGCAGGGTTGTCGTTATTCGGTGACCAGATTGCAGAAAATGGAAGGCGCTCGCCCTTGATCGGTCGAAAGACCACTCCCGGATGGTTCGTGGCCGTCATCGCTTCGCTGACCACGGTCAAACCTCGCCCAATGGCAACCAATGACAGCAGGTTATCTCGACCTACGGATTGCACATGTATGTCAGGGTGCCAACTGAGGTCTGCCAGCTTCCTCACCAGATAGTCATAGATCTCTTGGCCCGGCGCTGTTTCGCTGACCATGAAGGCCTCGCCGCTAAGCTCGCGCCAGTCGACTGCTGTCCGGATGGCTAGCTCATGACGTTCAGGCAGGACAACGAAAACACCTTCTGACCACATAAATGCGCTATCGCAATCTTGCCACGCTCTGGTTCCGGTTAGGAAAGCGACGTCGAGTTCCAACTGACGGATGGCAGCAAGGTGTTCTTCAGGGTTTCCATCGATCAGTTGGATCTGTACGTCATTGTGCTGATCCCCGAAGGAGCGGAGCAGTTCGGCTAGAAAGCCCGACGCAATCGATGAATAAATACCGATCTTTATACGACCGTTTTCTGATCTGCCAAGTAATGCAATTGCGTGCAGGCTCTCATCTAGCCCGCGAATTGTCTGACGTGCGCGAGGTAGAAACTGGTGCCCGGCGCGGTTTAGGCTCACGCCGCTTCGATGACGGTGAAACAATGATGTTCCGAGTCGATCCTCAAGGTCGCGGATGCAACGGCTGACTGAGGACTGTCGGATACGCATAACGCTACCAGCCTTTCGGAAACTGCCATGATCAGCAGCGTTGACGAAGCATCGAAGGTGTCGAATCTCAATTTCACGTTTTCTCCTTTCCACTGTCCGACATCCTCTCGCACCTCGTGTTCAGGTCCTTTTCTGTGGAGCCTACACTGACGAGCCGAACCTCAATCCAAGTCTTCAAACCTTGTTTCAAGGCGGCGTATGCTCTGCGTGGAAATGCTAGCGATTGTCAGACGGATTGACGCGCAACAGTCGCAGGGCATTGAGCGTGACCAGCACCGTGGCCCCGGTATCGGCCAGGATGGCGATCCAGAGCCCGGTCAGCCCCAGCACGGACGTCGCTAGGAACACGGCTTTAAGACCCAGCGCCAGGGCCACGTTCTGACGGATGTTGGCCATGGCGGCCCGTGCAAGCCGGATCAGGGCCGGTACGTCCACCACCCTGTCGCGCAGGATCGCCGCATCGGCGGTTTCCAGTGCCACGTCGGTGCCCGAGCCCATCGCCACACCTACGTTCGCCTGCTTTAGCGCCGGTGCGTCGTTGATGCCGTCGCCAATCATCATGACGCCGCCGGCTGCGCCCATCTCGCGGATCAGCCTCAGCTTGTCCTCGGGCATCATGCTGGCGTGGAATTCCATGCCGAGCTGCCCGGCGATGGCTTCGGCCGTGCGGGGATTATCGCCGGTCAGGATCACCGGCGCGATGTCCATCGCCCGCAACTGGGCCATGGCCTCGGCGGCGTCGTTGCGCGGCTCGTCGCGCAGGGCGACGAGGCCGAGGGGCTGGCCTGTGCGGAACACCGCGACCACCGTCTTGCCCTCGGTCTCCAGCCGCGCCGCGATCTCGGACTGGTCGTCGGCGATGCCCCCGGACTCCTCGGCGTGGCGAGGCGAGGACACCCAGGCCTTCGCGCCGCCCACCAGTGCCTCGACGCCCTTGCCGACGATGGCGCGTGCGTCGGTCGCGGGCAGGGCCTCGATCCCCGCCTCCTCTGCCCGACGCAGGATGGCCTGGGCCAGCGGGTGCGACGATCCGGTCTCGACCCCGGCCGCGACGGCCAGCAGGTCGCTTTCAGACACGCCGGGCGCGGGCACGATGTCGGTCACCTTCGGTTTGCCGTGGGTCAGTGTGCCGGTCTTGTCGAAAGCGATCGCCGAAACCTTGGCGGCGGCCTCGATGACCGCGCCGCCCTTCATCAGAAGGCCCTTCCGGGCGCCCGAGGAGAGGGTGGAGGCGATCGAGGCCGGAACCGAGATCACCAGGGCGCAGGGGCAGCCGATCAGCAGCAGCGCGAGGCCGCGATAGATCCAGGTGTTCCAGTCGGCCCCGGTAGCGAGCGGCGGGATCAAGATGATCAGCGCCGCCAGCACGACGATGGCGGGCATGTACCAGCGGCTGAACCGGTCGATGAACCGCTCAGTCGGCGCGCGGGCGTTCTCGGCCTCCTCGACCAGCTGAATGATGCGCGCAATCGTGTTGTCCGCTGCGGTTTTCGTCACCGTCACGCGAAGCGCGGCCTCGGTATTGATCGATCCCGCGAAGACCGATTCTCCCGGCCCCCGGGTAACAGGGACGCTTTCACCGGTCACGGGACTTTCGTCGATACCGCTGGTGCCCTCGGCAATCTCGCCATCGGCCGGGATGCGGTCCCCGGGGCGCACCAGAACGCGCTGGCCGACCTCGAGCTGGTCGGCCGGGACTTCGCGGGTCTTGCCGTCGATTTCCAGAAGTGCGGTCTTGGGCACCAGATTGGCCAGCGCCCTGATGCCGTCGCGCGCCTTGCCGGCGGCCACACCTTCAAGCACCTCGCCCACGGCAAAGAGGAACACCACAAGCGCCGCTTCCTCGGCTGCACCGATGAACAGGGCGCCGATGGCGGCGATGGTCATCAGGCTTTCGATGGTGAAGGGCTGCCCGAGGCGAACGGCCTCGAAGGCGCGCTTCGCCACCGGGGCGACGCCGATCACGCAGGCGAAGGTAAAGGCCCAGTAACCGTAGTCCGCCGAGGTCAGAAGCTCGAAACCCCATGCAAGGACAAGCAAGGCCCCCGTGAAGATCACCAGCCGTCCCTTGTTGGTCTGATACCACGCCTTGCCGCGATCGGCGGGGTCATCATGCACATGACCGGGGCTGCCATGCCCGGCATCGGCCTTTGCAGACGACGGCCCTTTGTCACCGCCTTTGGCGTGGTCATGGCCGTGGTCGGCGTGATCGTGATCGTAGCCTTCGCAGTCAGCGCCATGAGTGTGAGCCTTTTTCGGGGCGTCGAGCGTATTCTCCGGCGACGACGCGCCACGCTGCGCAATCCCGTATCCGAGGCGCTTCACGATGGCCTCGATCTCGGCAGGGTCCGTACTGGCAGGCTCCAGATCCAGCGAAAGGCGCTCACTCATCAGCGCTACCTTTACGCCGCTGACACCCGGAAGGCGCTCGACGGCCTTCGTCACTTTTAACGTGCAGGCGGCACAATCCATGCCGCTGACAGTCCAGTCTCGGCGCTCGGCTCCACTCATTTTCTTTGCTCCTGGCCCGGCAACTGGCCGGGGCTATCTTTGACCGAGTCGGTTCTTACAGGCTATAGTAACTGTAGCTTCAAGTCCTTTTCGTTGCTGCGACGATTGCTTCGCCCACATTGTTCTCTGATCGATGTCGGTATCAGCGAACGGCTGCAATCTATTGGGAGTCTTCGCCTAGCTGATCGGGTTCTGTCGCGACCAGAGCTGCAGGAGATTCACTTCTGGCGGATGGGATGCTTTCCGCAACAAAATCCGGGACACCCCTTGATGCTATAGGGGCTGGAGGTTTTATACCGCATCCATCGCGTACAAGCGATCGAACCGGTTCACTGTGCATTTGGGAAACTTGAGATGCTGACGAGACGACACTTTATCCAGACAACTGCAGCGCTGCTCCCGTCGTCGGTCCCGACGCTTTCGTTTGCCAATAACTGGCCCAGCGAACAACAGAAAGCCGCTTGGGACGCAGAGGTCACCCCATTTGGCTATGATCCCGCGACCACGAACCCTTGGGGGCTGCATCCCAGGTTCCTTCCTCAACGGGTATTGGCGAACGACGAACTGCGTCCCGGAGATATCCATGTCGATGCCGTGGCAAGGTACCTCTACCACATAGAGGAAGGCGGTACCGCCATGCGTTATGGTGTAGCCATTGCCCAGGGGGATCTCTACGAGCCAGGTACGTACACGATCAAGCGCAAGGTCGAATGGCCCCACTGGCGGCCGACACAGAACATGATCGAACGGGATCCCCAGAATGCTCAGTATGCAGATGGCGTGGAGCCCGGCCCCGCCAATGCGCTCGGTTCAAGAGCTCTTTACCTGTACGTCGGCGACAGGGATACATATCTGCGGATTCATGGCACGCCGTATCCCGAAAGCATTGGCGGGCGGGCAAGCTCAGGCTGCGTTCGAATGGTGATGGCTCATATCAACGATCTGTTCGAAAATGTTGAGATCGGCTCGACAGCTTATCTTTACTCAGCAGAAGACAGCCTCGTGAGGCCGGGGTGACCTCTGGCCTTCCACCTGAGGCGTGGAAGGCCGGAAATCGCTTAAGATACCGGCTGCTGCACCACGCATATCGGGCGGCCGCCAGTTGCGCGAAGCGGCACGAGAGTGGTTTCCACTGGGCCGGCATGCATATACCAGTAACAATCGTCTTCGCTTTGCAGGCGAGCCGTCGACAAATCCTGATCGGGAGCAGCCATGGCAACAACATTCTCTGGAATATTGCCGATTTCATATCGATCGTTCTGGCCTTCCGTGTTTGTGATCCCGCAGCTGGCAAGCAGAGCGGAGGCGATAATCACCAGGGAACAGTTTCTGTACTTTGTTTGCATGGCTGCCTCTCTTGCCTCGTTTGCGCGCGGCTTGGTATGTTGCCAGGTCAAGGCGCTGTTCACTGCGCTCGCATCGATTGGATGCATGTTTCGTGAGAATCTATAGCTCTAGTATCTATAGATTTTGTCTATCTTTACGGCAACTCTGGCTGAGGTCAATCAAGTTTTCCGGACTATTGTGAGACGCGACGCCTCCCTGTCTGCGAACTGCGGCATCGCAGCCCGGCGAAGGTGTTACTTGGTAGGTGATGGACAAATAGCTCCAACTGCACCGCTCCTGGCCATAGACTGACATAAGGCATCCGAGTTAATTCTATACCCTCAGTGTTTTATAAGCTGTGTCAGGCGATCGATTAAGATGTTGTGGCGGCAGCCCCCGTTTGCCCTCTATCTAGATCCTGGGGCCGATCCGCTTCACCCGGTCCATTCGGCGTAAGACGCAAACTGCTTACCCTGATCGCTGTTCATGATCTCAGATGGATGGAAGCGGCGGAACGCCTTGTGTGGTGCTCCGACACAGAAGCTGGTCCCGAGCAGTGCCTGCTTCCGATGATGGATCATCGTCGGATGCATACGGTACTCCGCGGCACATGCGTCACGGTGAGCTCACCCTTCACGGTCTCCAGCGCCAATGGAACCTGAAAGCCTGCTTCACGGTTCCTGCGTTTGGAGGTGTCCCGATCTCTGCTTCTTGGGTGGCCGCAGAGGTGAGATACTTGATTCCCTCGCCGTCCGGTCTTCCGGGAGTAACTAGCACCATTATTGAAGTCCTCAGGAAAGAAAACTCCAGAAACCCCCTTGAATC belongs to Salipiger profundus and includes:
- a CDS encoding L,D-transpeptidase; translated protein: MLTRRHFIQTTAALLPSSVPTLSFANNWPSEQQKAAWDAEVTPFGYDPATTNPWGLHPRFLPQRVLANDELRPGDIHVDAVARYLYHIEEGGTAMRYGVAIAQGDLYEPGTYTIKRKVEWPHWRPTQNMIERDPQNAQYADGVEPGPANALGSRALYLYVGDRDTYLRIHGTPYPESIGGRASSGCVRMVMAHINDLFENVEIGSTAYLYSAEDSLVRPG
- a CDS encoding DUF2274 domain-containing protein, translating into MSKLKLGPLPDDKPVKVTVELPASVHRDLVAYGDVLGRETGQPVADPVRLIVPMLERFMATDRAFAKARRSAQIHRDAH
- a CDS encoding LysR family transcriptional regulator, whose product is MERRKREIEIRHLRCFVNAADHGSFRKAGSVMRIRQSSVSRCIRDLEDRLGTSLFHRHRSGVSLNRAGHQFLPRARQTIRGLDESLHAIALLGRSENGRIKIGIYSSIASGFLAELLRSFGDQHNDVQIQLIDGNPEEHLAAIRQLELDVAFLTGTRAWQDCDSAFMWSEGVFVVLPERHELAIRTAVDWRELSGEAFMVSETAPGQEIYDYLVRKLADLSWHPDIHVQSVGRDNLLSLVAIGRGLTVVSEAMTATNHPGVVFRPIKGERLPFSAIWSPNNDNPAFRRLLSMATTKAGSERSPAISEHLCGFEQNA
- a CDS encoding heavy metal translocating P-type ATPase, yielding MSGAERRDWTVSGMDCAACTLKVTKAVERLPGVSGVKVALMSERLSLDLEPASTDPAEIEAIVKRLGYGIAQRGASSPENTLDAPKKAHTHGADCEGYDHDHADHGHDHAKGGDKGPSSAKADAGHGSPGHVHDDPADRGKAWYQTNKGRLVIFTGALLVLAWGFELLTSADYGYWAFTFACVIGVAPVAKRAFEAVRLGQPFTIESLMTIAAIGALFIGAAEEAALVVFLFAVGEVLEGVAAGKARDGIRALANLVPKTALLEIDGKTREVPADQLEVGQRVLVRPGDRIPADGEIAEGTSGIDESPVTGESVPVTRGPGESVFAGSINTEAALRVTVTKTAADNTIARIIQLVEEAENARAPTERFIDRFSRWYMPAIVVLAALIILIPPLATGADWNTWIYRGLALLLIGCPCALVISVPASIASTLSSGARKGLLMKGGAVIEAAAKVSAIAFDKTGTLTHGKPKVTDIVPAPGVSESDLLAVAAGVETGSSHPLAQAILRRAEEAGIEALPATDARAIVGKGVEALVGGAKAWVSSPRHAEESGGIADDQSEIAARLETEGKTVVAVFRTGQPLGLVALRDEPRNDAAEAMAQLRAMDIAPVILTGDNPRTAEAIAGQLGMEFHASMMPEDKLRLIREMGAAGGVMMIGDGINDAPALKQANVGVAMGSGTDVALETADAAILRDRVVDVPALIRLARAAMANIRQNVALALGLKAVFLATSVLGLTGLWIAILADTGATVLVTLNALRLLRVNPSDNR